GTTAACCTAATTTTTAATGAAATGTGACACATCGACCGTAGACCGATCGACCACAAACACCCACAATCGGCACATGAACGAATCGAGAGAAAAGATTCTGCGTACCTTGGGTCAACTTGTCAAGCAACAGCGAACAGCGCTTGGTATCTCCCAAGAGGAACTCGGACTACGCGCTAATTTAGATCGTACTTACATTTCTGGAGTCGAGCGCGGAGTCAGAAATCCTTCTGTTACTGCGCTTGTCAGTCTTGCTAGTGGCTTAGGTATCACAGTTTCGGATCTGCTCGAAAATCTGGAAATAGAAACGGATAAGATAGAGTGACCGATCAAAATTTAGTAGAAACAATTAAATCTCAAATCAAAAAAAATTCAACCCAATATAAAGTTTTTAACCTTTTATCAGATCGAAAATGGCATTGCCGGGAGTGTGAAGGAAAAAAGATAGGATCTGGGCAATATGCTGGCGGTGGAGGAATTCAAGGCTTACAACGCGGGACAAGAAATCGGCCTGGTCTTGCGATCGAAACAGAAAAGAGATACTGTGAAAATTGTCAGATGATACGCTTGGGCGATCGCTGGACAGGAGAAATCAAATCAGCAAATTCCGCTGCGAACATACCCGCCTCTTTAGTACAAAGAATTTTAGAAGTCTATTCTTATATAGATGTGATAGAACAAAGGCAAAGACCAGCCCATGAGTTAATAATAGATCATCGCTTTCCAATGGAAGTTGGGGAGAAAGTGAGCCACCACATCTTACTTCAATCAGTGATGAAGAGATTAAAAAAAAGTTTCAGTTACTAAAAAAGGATAGTTCTGGCAATCATAATCTTCTTAAATCTAGAAGTTGTGAACGTTGTATCAAAACTGGCAAAAGAGGTACACCTTTCGCCATTGGATTCTGGTATCAAGGAGGAGAAGATTGGCCTTCTGTACATCAGCGAGGTACTGAAGCTGAAGAAGGCTGTGTTGGATGTGGCTGGTACGACTTTGAAGCTTGGCGTGATGCGCTCAATCAAAACTTAGCTGAATCTGCTCAAAACGATTAACAGAAATTTCTGGTTGATTTCTAGATTCAACAGCATTCAAATAATGTATTAGTCCATAACCTATACACTCTGCTAATCTCGGTGGCACAGCATTACCAATTTGCCACATAGCTTTTTTCATTGAACCTTTAAAAATAAAACTGTCTGGAAATGTCTGCAAACGAGCCATTTCTCGCGCCGAAATAACCCGATTTAAATAAGGATGAATATGAGTACCGCCGTGATTTTCTTTGACAGTCATACTCGGTTTACCAGGGTATTGACGCTTAAAAGCATCAACGTAACTTTCATACAAAGAACCACCAGGCGGAACTTTCGCTATTCTTTCCATATATTCTGCTGAATGGCGAGTCCATTCGTGATTTATTTCTGGAATAGCTGTATACTCTGGTAAGTCAGAAATTGCTGATTCAATAGGTTTGTATTGATCGGGTAATAATTGAATTTTTGGATATGGGTTTTCCATACCAAATCGATTGGCTATAAAAATCGCTCTCGGTCTAATTTGTGGTACTCCATAAGCAGCAGATTCTAAAATTGCCACCGACATATTTGGATATCCAATATCAGCAAATTCTTCGCAAATTGCTTTCAGAACTGCACCTTTTTTCATGGTGAGAATTCCCGGTACATTTTCCATTACCACGTACCAAGGACGGATTTCTGAGACAACGCGCACGAATTCTTTAAATAAACGATTGCGAGGATCGTTTGGATCGCGTTTTCCGGCAACTGAAAAACCTTGGCATGGTGGCCCCCCAATTACCAGATGTATTTCGGGAGAACCTATTTCATTCAGCCAATTTTGGGAATTAAAATTAGCGATATCTCCGTTAAAATAGATGGCATTGAGGAAAATTAAATTTATAGGTGGCGGAAGCGATCGAGTTTATTTCTACACTTGCGATTGGTTGAAATCCTGCTTGCACTAAACCTTGGGTGATTCCTCCTGCACCGCAGAAAAGATCGACAAATCGATAGGTTGATGTTGCTGTAGGTGGCGTGTTTACATCAATAAATATTTTGTATGGGTCGCCGTTTTCGTTGAGTTCCTTTTGAATGCGTTCGTAACGTCCTAATTTAGGTTTCTTCTGTTTCTTGACGGGGTTTTGATTTTCGATCTCGCAAAACAAGGATAGTTGTATTGCTTCCATATTAGGTTACTTGTTTGATACCTGTAGTATTGTGACATATCAGGAAAGCGATCGAATATTACGTTAAATTTAGGAAGAATCGAATTATCGAAACTGCGTTCATTTCCAACCGATTGAATTTCCATAATTTCTCACATTTTACCTTATAATTATTTTGGTATACTCATAACAAGTACAAATAAATGCTAAAATAGTTGGCAAAGACGAAATACTACAGGCTCGTAATTATGGCAATTATGGTAACTCTCAGCCCAGAAGCAGAAGCGCGACTCCGTGAAAGAGCAGAACAACAGGGAAAAGATATTTCTGTTGTGGCGGCAGAACTGCTATCTAGTGCCTTAGAATGGGAGACAAAAGACATTCAAGAAGCTGTTGAAGGTATTCAGCAGGGGTTAGATGATTTCGAGAAAGGGCGTTTTCGTTCCTTCGCTCAATTTGCACAAGAACAACGCCGTAAATATAACCTGCTAGTTGATTGATGAAATATCGCATTGAAATTTCAAGTGTAGCAGAAGCAGAAGCAGATAAGGCTTTTCTATGGATGTCTAAAGTTACATCTTCTCAAAAGGCTCGTCTCTGGTATGATGGATTGCTAAGAGCAATTGAGTCTCTATCAGAAATGCCTAAACGTTGCCCTTTGGCTAGAGAAAATGAGTATTTCAGCCACGAAATTCGGCAATTACTCTACGGTAAAGGGCATAACGCATATCGTATTCTTTTCAGCATTGTAGAAAATGAAGAGTTATCAACAGTTCGTATTCTTCACATCCGACACGCAGCACAGCAAACAATCGGTATAAATGAAGAG
The Leptolyngbyaceae cyanobacterium DNA segment above includes these coding regions:
- a CDS encoding helix-turn-helix transcriptional regulator, with the translated sequence MKCDTSTVDRSTTNTHNRHMNESREKILRTLGQLVKQQRTALGISQEELGLRANLDRTYISGVERGVRNPSVTALVSLASGLGITVSDLLENLEIETDKIE
- a CDS encoding DNA cytosine methyltransferase; the protein is MNLIFLNAIYFNGDIANFNSQNWLNEIGSPEIHLVIGGPPCQGFSVAGKRDPNDPRNRLFKEFVRVVSEIRPWYVVMENVPGILTMKKGAVLKAICEEFADIGYPNMSVAILESAAYGVPQIRPRAIFIANRFGMENPYPKIQLLPDQYKPIESAISDLPEYTAIPEINHEWTRHSAEYMERIAKVPPGGSLYESYVDAFKRQYPGKPSMTVKENHGGTHIHPYLNRVISAREMARLQTFPDSFIFKGSMKKAMWQIGNAVPPRLAECIGYGLIHYLNAVESRNQPEISVNRFEQIQLSFD
- a CDS encoding DNA cytosine methyltransferase → MEAIQLSLFCEIENQNPVKKQKKPKLGRYERIQKELNENGDPYKIFIDVNTPPTATSTYRFVDLFCGAGGITQGLVQAGFQPIASVEINSIASATYKFNFPQCHLF
- a CDS encoding type II toxin-antitoxin system RelE/ParE family toxin → MKYRIEISSVAEAEADKAFLWMSKVTSSQKARLWYDGLLRAIESLSEMPKRCPLARENEYFSHEIRQLLYGKGHNAYRILFSIVENEELSTVRILHIRHAAQQTIGINEEESTE